In Coleofasciculus chthonoplastes PCC 7420, the following proteins share a genomic window:
- the gatA gene encoding Asp-tRNA(Asn)/Glu-tRNA(Gln) amidotransferase subunit GatA: MASIRELHQQLIDKERTSVEITQDALDRIQALEPKIHSFLHITADYALEQARQVDAKIAAGEEIGMLAGIPIGIKDNMCTQGIPTTCASRILENFVPPYESTVTQKLKDAGAVMVGKTNLDEFAMGSSCETSAYQQTANPWDLSRVPGGSSGGSATAVAASECVVALGSDTGGSIRLPASFCGIVGMKPTYGLVSRYGLVAYASSLDQIGPFGRSVEDAAILLNAIAGYDPNDSTSLKLEIPDYTKSLQPDLKSKGLKIGIIKETFGEGLDPVIAQTVQNAIDQLKSLGAEVQEISCPRFRYGLPAYYIIAPSEASANLARYDGVKYGFRTPEAENLLEMYKKTRAAGFGAEVKRRIMLGTYALSAGYYDAYYLKAQKVRTLIKQDFEQAFEKVDVLVCPTAPTPAFKAGEKISDPLTMYLSDLMTIPVNLSGLPGMSIPCGFDDQGLPIGMQLIGKVLGEEQVFQVAYAYEQSTDWHLKQPPLK; the protein is encoded by the coding sequence ATGGCATCCATTCGTGAGCTGCACCAACAACTTATCGACAAAGAACGCACCAGTGTTGAAATCACGCAAGACGCCCTCGATCGCATTCAGGCGCTAGAACCCAAAATCCATAGCTTTTTGCATATTACAGCCGACTATGCCCTTGAACAGGCGCGTCAAGTGGATGCCAAAATCGCAGCGGGGGAAGAAATCGGCATGTTGGCGGGGATTCCGATTGGCATCAAAGATAATATGTGCACTCAAGGTATTCCCACCACCTGCGCCTCTCGTATCCTGGAAAACTTCGTCCCGCCTTATGAATCCACCGTGACTCAAAAACTTAAGGATGCAGGTGCTGTCATGGTGGGCAAAACTAATTTAGATGAATTTGCCATGGGGAGTTCCTGCGAAACCTCTGCTTATCAACAGACGGCGAATCCATGGGACTTATCCCGCGTTCCTGGGGGTTCCTCTGGGGGTTCGGCTACGGCGGTTGCGGCTAGCGAATGTGTGGTGGCGCTTGGTTCTGATACAGGGGGATCGATTCGTCTACCTGCATCATTCTGCGGGATTGTCGGCATGAAACCCACCTATGGGTTAGTGTCTCGTTATGGTTTAGTCGCCTATGCGTCGTCGTTGGATCAAATTGGTCCGTTTGGACGAAGTGTAGAAGATGCAGCTATTTTACTTAACGCGATCGCAGGCTATGATCCGAATGACTCAACCAGTCTCAAGCTGGAGATTCCCGACTACACCAAATCCCTGCAACCTGATTTAAAATCCAAAGGGCTTAAAATTGGCATTATTAAAGAAACCTTTGGTGAAGGCTTAGATCCCGTCATTGCCCAAACCGTTCAAAACGCCATTGATCAGCTCAAAAGCCTAGGTGCTGAAGTACAAGAAATTTCTTGTCCCCGATTTCGCTATGGGTTGCCCGCCTACTATATTATTGCTCCCAGTGAAGCCTCAGCCAACCTAGCTCGCTACGATGGCGTCAAATATGGGTTTCGCACGCCAGAAGCCGAAAATCTTTTAGAAATGTACAAGAAAACTCGTGCAGCCGGGTTCGGAGCGGAAGTCAAGCGCCGGATTATGTTGGGAACCTATGCTCTATCCGCTGGCTATTATGACGCCTATTACCTCAAAGCGCAAAAAGTTCGTACCCTAATTAAGCAAGACTTCGAGCAAGCCTTTGAAAAGGTGGATGTTTTAGTTTGTCCCACCGCCCCAACTCCTGCATTTAAAGCCGGAGAAAAAATCTCAGATCCGTTAACCATGTACTTATCGGACTTAATGACAATTCCCGTCAACTTGTCAGGATTACCAGGAATGAGTATTCCTTGTGGATTTGATGACCAAGGATTACCCATTGGGATGCAACTAATTGGAAAAGTATTGGGCGAAGAACAGGTATTTCAAGTCGCTTACGCTTACGAACAGTCTACGGATTGGCATCTCAAGCAACCACCGCTTAAATAG